From a single Fulvivirga ulvae genomic region:
- a CDS encoding response regulator transcription factor, whose amino-acid sequence MVSLIEEHPEFSLFNQEVSATPKITIVDLTTYLNKPDKPTGKSVPKESILILAREYTKQDIDLIIKLGIKGCISYECERDEVVNAIQSLARGQRFFCSSILNVILEQPSPALEPLSPREIEIMHLIIDGNSSNRIAEKLNLSIHTINSHRKNILQKLNLKSPTQLIIYAIENGIIAGK is encoded by the coding sequence TTGGTTTCTCTCATTGAGGAGCACCCGGAATTTTCCCTTTTCAACCAGGAAGTGAGCGCCACACCCAAAATTACAATAGTAGACCTTACCACTTACCTCAACAAACCAGATAAGCCAACCGGAAAGAGTGTACCTAAAGAATCTATTCTGATCCTCGCCAGAGAATACACCAAGCAGGATATTGATCTCATTATAAAGTTGGGTATAAAAGGTTGTATATCTTATGAGTGCGAGCGTGACGAAGTTGTCAACGCCATACAAAGCCTGGCGCGCGGACAACGCTTTTTTTGTTCTTCTATTCTTAACGTTATTCTTGAGCAGCCCTCCCCTGCCCTCGAGCCTTTGAGCCCTCGTGAAATTGAGATCATGCACCTCATTATTGACGGCAATAGCAGCAATCGAATTGCAGAAAAGCTTAACCTAAGCATTCATACTATTAATTCTCATCGCAAGAATATCCTTCAGAAGCTAAACCTGAAATCACCAACACAGTTGATCATATACGCCATAGAAAACGGCATCATAGCAGGCAAATAA